In Bacillota bacterium LX-D, the genomic window CAATAAGGGCACTGAGGTTTTACGACAGGATTGGGTTATTGAAGCCTGCAGGTATGACCGAAGCAGGTTACCGGTTATATGATGACGGCAATATAGAACTTTTACAGCAAATCATGTTTCTGAGGGAACTGGACTTTTCCCTGGAGCAAATAAAGGATATCGTAACGAGTTCACAATATGACCGGAAGCAGGCTCTCATTAAGCAGGCAGAGCTGTTGAACCAGAAAGCTGAGAGGCTGAAATCTTTGGCTGAACTTGCCATAAAAACCTCAAAAACCATTGAAGGAAGTGTCAATATGGACAAGAAAGAGATGTTCAAGGAGTTTGATATGAGCCGGATAATTGAACACAAAAACAAATATGCCGAGGAAGTAAAACAGCGTTGGGGCGAAACCGACGCATACAAAGAATCACAGGCCAAAACATCGAGATATACAGAAGAGGATTGGAAAAGAATTCATGAGATTCAGCAATCGAATATTGAAAAGATGGCTGAATTATTCAAACAGGGTGTATCTCCTGAAAGCGATGAGATGCAAAGACTGGTTAAGGAAAGCCAGCAAATCATCACCGACAATTTTTATAATTGTACCCTGGATATTCTGAGTGGTTTGGGAGAGATGTATGTTGCAGATGAGCGTTTTAAAGCTAATTATGACAAATATGCAGATGGTCTGGCTGTTTTTGTGAATGATGCGATTCAGTACTACTGT contains:
- a CDS encoding MerR family transcriptional regulator; this encodes MAYTVKQVSEMTGVTIRALRFYDRIGLLKPAGMTEAGYRLYDDGNIELLQQIMFLRELDFSLEQIKDIVTSSQYDRKQALIKQAELLNQKAERLKSLAELAIKTSKTIEGSVNMDKKEMFKEFDMSRIIEHKNKYAEEVKQRWGETDAYKESQAKTSRYTEEDWKRIHEIQQSNIEKMAELFKQGVSPESDEMQRLVKESQQIITDNFYNCTLDILSGLGEMYVADERFKANYDKYADGLAVFVNDAIQYYCINNTK